From a region of the Lactuca sativa cultivar Salinas chromosome 4, Lsat_Salinas_v11, whole genome shotgun sequence genome:
- the LOC111894331 gene encoding uncharacterized protein LOC111894331, translating to MVSFIYGRAKSTTSRCFHRVLRAIVALESYYIQQPKGDVVPKEIQEKKRFYPYFKNCVGAIDRTHVCVKVPNRDSPRYRDRKGYPVINVLAACSFDLKFTYVLTGWEGTASDSRIVKDTLKRDDKLLIPRDKDRDKKLKYEVLQEVLDEQPQQVRHDVNNGRVRNDGAKELRNTITTQMWNDYLLKPNNEIDMSN from the exons ATGGTCTCCTTCATTTATGGGCGTGCTAAATCTACAACAAGTAGGTGCTTCCATAGAGTTCTTCGCGCGATTGTAGCACTAGAAAGTTACTACATTCAACAACCTAAAGGTGACGTGGTCCCGAAAGAAATTCAAGAGAAAAAGAGATTTTATCCCTACTTCAAGAATTGTGTAGGGGCAATTGACAGGACACATGTTTGTGTAAAAGTACCCAATAGAGATTCCCCTAGATATCGCGATCGCAAGGGTTACCCTGTCATAAATGTCTTAGCCGCATGTTCATTTGATTTGAAGTTTACGTACGTTTTAACTGGGTGGGAGGGCACTGCCTCAGACTCAAGGATAGTGAAGGATACACTTAAAAGAGATGATAAGCTACTAATTCCCAGGG ACAAAGATCGTGACAAAAAACTTAAATATGAAGTCTTACAAGAGGTGTTGGATGAACAACCACAACAAGTGAGACATGATGTTAATAACGGACGTGTGCGTAATGATGGGGCTAAGGAATTGAGGAACACTATTACAACTCAAATGTGGAATGATTACTTGTTGAAACCAAACAATGAAATAGATATGTCTAATTAG